The Rhizobium leguminosarum region CGAATAAAATGAAACAAATATTGCACGTCAGACGCGAGGATAGGTACGAGCGTGACGGGGAAAGCGTAAATGTGCAGTAGGGGATAGTTTGCGACGGGCTTCGTCGGGCTGGAGGACAGGCATGACCCAATCGCTAGTAACGAGTGCGATCCCTTTCGACGCCGAGAAGGCCGATCTCGTCGATGCAAAGCTCAAGGAATTCCGGCCTCAACTGTTCGGCAAAGAAGGGCTCGTTCGCAGTGCCCTGCGCGATCAGGGTATGCATTTCATGTCGATCACCGTGGTTCGTGGCGATGTTGGAGAGCCGACGCATCTGGTTTTCGAAATGTCGGTAGACGGCGAGCCGCAACACGCCTTCGATACGGTCGGCACGAAGCTCGCATCATTCGTCAGCGACACCCTGTCGGTGGCAGCTATTCAATCGCCAGGCTCGCTTAGCCAACTTCTCGCATCTCACCATGTTCGCACCGGCCAAGGCCTGCTCGATGTCCCGGGCCTCGACTTCTGCGGCACGCCTGGCATGACAGTGGCGCGGATCAAGCGCGAATATCTGCTCGCACGCGAACTCCGTTCCTATTTCGACACCCACCCGGCCGCCGGCGCACCGCTAGCCACCGTTGCGCGCGTGCGCGATTTCGTCAAAGGCAATGCCGACCTGGCATCGTTGCTGGATCCCGAGCCATTTCCCCGCCTTGCCGCCGAAGAGCCGCCTCGTCTTGATTTCGGCTTCATACTGTCTCTTGCATTTCGGGGGCTGCTCAAGTTTTTCTGGCCGGTTCTTTGTCTGCTCGGGCTTTTCGTTGTCGCCGCGACGATCGCTGCTGGGCTTTCGCAAGGGTTCACGGTCGGAGTGATCGCCTTCTTCCTGTCGGCCATCATCGCCGCCTTGGCCGTCGTGGTGACCGTCGTGAGCGTCTACCTTGGCCTGCGCCGCCTTGAGGTCGCCAACACGCCGATCGACACCTTGGTCAATCCGGACGTGATGGCGGCACTAACAGAGGCTGAAAATCTCAAAGACACGCAGCAGAACCATCTTGCCGGCATCTCGATCATGCAGGCTGGGTTGTTGCGGGGCATGCCCCTCAGAATAGCGTTCTGGGTGATCGGGCAGATGGCAACGAGGCGCTTTCGGCCCGGATTTCTCGGCGGTATCAGCACGATCCACTATGCCCGCTGGCTGCGACTGCCGAAGACAAACAAGCTTCTGTTTTTCTCGAACTACGGTGGCAGTTGGGAAAGCTATCTGGAGGATTTCATCACCAAGGCGTCAGGCGGCCTCACCGCCGTATGGAGTAATACGGTTGGTTTTCCACGCACCGAAAACCTGTTCTTCAAGGGAGCGACAGATGGCGACCGTTTCAAGCGCTGGGCGCGCCGCCAGCAGCAGCCGACATGGTTCTGGTACAGCGCCTATCCACACTTGACGACCGCACGCATTCGCACCAACGCCGCTATCCGCCAAGGGCTTGGAACAGTATCAACCGAAGACGAGGCCGCGGCGTGGCTCGGACTGTTCGGCTCAAAGGTGAGGCCGGCGACGTTGATCGAGACCTTCGAGGTCCAGACGCTGCTGTACGGCGGCTTGAGCAAACACCCCTACGCGACATGCCTCGCGATCAGGTTATCCGACGACCCCAAGCAAGCATGTGCCTGGCTGAAGTCGATCGAGGATCAGATCACCTTCGGAGATCAGCCACCCGCCGACAAGGTCTTAATCTGTGCGCTGACAGGAGATGGCCTAAGACGGTTGGGCTTGCCCTCGGATGTCCAGGATGCCTTCCCGCCTGCATTTCGTCTGGGCATGGGTTCGCCCGGTCGGGCCAACCTGCTTGCCGATACCGGCGACGACCAGGCCAGGCAATGGCTGTGGGGCGGCCCGGAAAACGCAGTCGATGCTACACTGCTCCTCTATGCAGACTCTGAACCTACACTGGCCTCATACGCCGGGGAACTGATCTCAGGCATCGATGTCGCAGGCGGACAGGTGATACATCGGGTCACACCGACGCCGCTGCCACGGCCAGGGCCAGGTGAAACGGCGGCGCAGACGGTGCGGGAGCCGTTTGGCTTCGCCGACGGGATTTCGCAGCCAATCATCAAGGGAACGCGACGCTGGATGCGCCGGTCGGACGCTATCCATGCGGTCGAGCCGGGGGAGTTCTTGCTGGGCTATCCCGACACGCGTGGCTTCTTCCCGCCGTCGCCACAGGTGCCGGCTGCGATGGATCCCGGCAATCTTTTGCCGCTCGCTGAGCCTACGCACTCACGTGGCGCATTCCAGCCTGATTTTGGCAGCAACTGCGCCGCCGCCGCGCGCGACCTCGGACGGAACGGCACGTTCCTGGTCATCCGTCAACTTGCGCAATATGTCGATGTCTTCAACGACTATGTGGGCGAGGCGGCCAAACGCTACGCCGATCATCCAGCCGTGCCCGATCAACTCGATCCAGAGCTTTTAGCGGAGTGGATCGGCGCCAAGATGGTTGGCCGTTGGAAGGATGGCTCTTCGCTGGTGCGCTACCCGCATGGTCCAGCGACCAGAAAGCAGAGCGGGGGA contains the following coding sequences:
- a CDS encoding Dyp-type peroxidase, translated to MTQSLVTSAIPFDAEKADLVDAKLKEFRPQLFGKEGLVRSALRDQGMHFMSITVVRGDVGEPTHLVFEMSVDGEPQHAFDTVGTKLASFVSDTLSVAAIQSPGSLSQLLASHHVRTGQGLLDVPGLDFCGTPGMTVARIKREYLLARELRSYFDTHPAAGAPLATVARVRDFVKGNADLASLLDPEPFPRLAAEEPPRLDFGFILSLAFRGLLKFFWPVLCLLGLFVVAATIAAGLSQGFTVGVIAFFLSAIIAALAVVVTVVSVYLGLRRLEVANTPIDTLVNPDVMAALTEAENLKDTQQNHLAGISIMQAGLLRGMPLRIAFWVIGQMATRRFRPGFLGGISTIHYARWLRLPKTNKLLFFSNYGGSWESYLEDFITKASGGLTAVWSNTVGFPRTENLFFKGATDGDRFKRWARRQQQPTWFWYSAYPHLTTARIRTNAAIRQGLGTVSTEDEAAAWLGLFGSKVRPATLIETFEVQTLLYGGLSKHPYATCLAIRLSDDPKQACAWLKSIEDQITFGDQPPADKVLICALTGDGLRRLGLPSDVQDAFPPAFRLGMGSPGRANLLADTGDDQARQWLWGGPENAVDATLLLYADSEPTLASYAGELISGIDVAGGQVIHRVTPTPLPRPGPGETAAQTVREPFGFADGISQPIIKGTRRWMRRSDAIHAVEPGEFLLGYPDTRGFFPPSPQVPAAMDPGNLLPLAEPTHSRGAFQPDFGSNCAAAARDLGRNGTFLVIRQLAQYVDVFNDYVGEAAKRYADHPAVPDQLDPELLAEWIGAKMVGRWKDGSSLVRYPHGPATRKQSGGHFRPDNDFLPGAEDPLGERCPLGAHIRRSNPRDSLAPASMDELSIVNRHRILRVGRGFDAVGANDPEEQKPGLLFMCLNADIERQFEFVQQTWATAWQFHGLENEVDPITGRGGGMGRLTIPSPRGPLNLAGIKDFVRMRGGAYLFMPSRSAVRFLARLSSNGR